A window from Fodinibius salicampi encodes these proteins:
- a CDS encoding efflux RND transporter permease subunit: MKTGIAGKVAQGFIDSKLTPLLMIVFLALGFYGTYLTPREEEPQIDVPMADIFVGYPGATPEEVEKNIAIPLEKVLSNIEGVEYVYSTSMPDQAMVSARFYVGEDVERSLVRLYNEIMKNMDRFPEGATQPMVKTRSIDDVPIMTLTLWSNKYSDFDLRRLADEMALEVKQIEDVAQTDIHGGRTRQVSVNLDKNKMASYGIDPMQVVGQIQAANQELSSGSFSSNDTEYLVDTGDFFKSAEEVRNVVVDVQNGDPIYLHSIAEIRDGPEEPSEYVSYGIGHQKAQEAGLNAGESYPAVTISVAKRSGADAMAIAEQIQRKVDNLDGSLIPSDVNVTTTRNYGETASAKVFSLLEHLLVAILAVTFVVALALGWRGGLVVFLSVPVTFALTLFLYYMFGYTLNRITLFALVFVTGIVVDDSIIIAENMHRHFKMKKLPLKQAAIASISEVGNPTILATFTVISAVLPMAFVSGLMGPYMSPMPIGASLAMIFSLIVALVITPWLAYILLPHGKTEKDENGEEKEYDLKETFIYRWYERTMNPLLENATKRWLFIGGVTVLLLASTLLFVFRMVEVKMLPFDNKNEIQLIIDMPEGTTLERTNAVAREVGLSLKDVPEIKDYQIYAGDNAPINFNGLVRHYDLRKGPNVADIQLNLIDKGKRSDQSHAIAKRIRPIVQKVGEKYNANVKVVEVPPGPPVQSTIVAEVYGPDTDERQRVGRKVKGIFEKTAGIVDVDWMKEAPQTKYKLDVNTEKAMMSGISSQQVVQTVTMALRGQDVSHLYSEKELNDVPITVKLPKAGRSHIEKLKQLHMKSASGAMIPVADLVTVTEDTLESSIHRKNQRRVTYVLAEVAGEIESPVYALLDTGGEVDAIDMPEGYDLAQIFAGQPFMTDDYTLKWDGEWQITYEVFRDLGIAFAVVLVIIYMLIIGWFQDFKVPIIMMIAIPLSLVGILVGHWVLGAFFTATSMIGMIALAGIMVRNSVLLIDFINIRLGDGESLKQAVIEAGAVRSMPILLTAGTVVIGAVVILFDPIFQGLAISLMGGAIASTALTLVMIPLIYFMVENKMKELNEKKA; the protein is encoded by the coding sequence ATGCCTGATCAGGCCATGGTTTCGGCTCGTTTCTACGTGGGCGAAGATGTAGAGCGCAGTTTAGTTCGGCTCTATAACGAAATCATGAAAAACATGGATCGGTTTCCCGAGGGGGCGACCCAACCCATGGTGAAAACCCGTTCCATTGATGATGTCCCGATCATGACATTGACGTTATGGAGCAATAAATACAGCGATTTTGATTTACGGCGCTTAGCTGATGAAATGGCCCTAGAGGTTAAGCAGATCGAGGATGTGGCCCAGACCGATATCCACGGCGGGAGAACCCGTCAGGTTTCGGTAAATCTGGATAAGAATAAAATGGCCTCTTACGGCATTGATCCGATGCAGGTGGTCGGACAAATACAAGCGGCCAACCAAGAGCTTTCATCCGGATCATTTAGTAGTAACGATACTGAGTACTTGGTTGATACCGGAGACTTTTTCAAATCTGCCGAAGAGGTTCGGAATGTCGTTGTAGATGTGCAAAACGGGGATCCTATTTACTTACACAGCATTGCCGAGATTCGCGATGGTCCGGAGGAGCCTTCCGAATATGTCTCATATGGGATTGGTCATCAAAAAGCTCAGGAAGCCGGCTTGAATGCGGGGGAATCGTATCCTGCGGTAACTATCTCAGTAGCGAAGCGTTCTGGCGCCGATGCGATGGCGATTGCTGAACAAATCCAAAGAAAAGTAGATAACCTTGATGGGAGTCTTATTCCATCTGATGTAAATGTTACGACCACACGTAATTATGGCGAGACAGCCTCAGCAAAGGTATTTTCGCTGCTTGAGCACTTGCTGGTTGCTATTCTGGCCGTAACCTTTGTGGTAGCCCTTGCTTTGGGTTGGCGCGGAGGACTGGTGGTGTTCTTATCAGTCCCGGTAACTTTCGCGCTTACCCTCTTTTTATACTACATGTTCGGCTATACTCTTAATCGGATTACACTCTTTGCGCTGGTTTTTGTGACGGGTATTGTGGTGGATGATTCGATTATTATTGCCGAGAATATGCACAGGCACTTTAAGATGAAGAAACTCCCGCTTAAGCAGGCGGCCATCGCCTCTATAAGCGAGGTGGGGAACCCAACGATCCTGGCAACCTTTACCGTAATTTCGGCGGTACTGCCGATGGCGTTTGTTTCGGGGTTAATGGGCCCTTATATGAGTCCAATGCCAATTGGTGCTTCATTGGCGATGATTTTCTCCCTGATTGTAGCGCTGGTTATTACCCCGTGGCTGGCCTATATCCTGTTGCCGCACGGTAAAACGGAGAAGGATGAGAATGGAGAGGAAAAAGAGTATGATCTTAAAGAGACATTCATCTATAGATGGTATGAGCGTACGATGAATCCACTACTGGAAAATGCTACTAAACGTTGGTTGTTTATAGGTGGGGTGACGGTCTTGCTGCTGGCATCAACGCTGCTGTTTGTGTTCCGGATGGTGGAGGTAAAAATGCTGCCTTTTGACAACAAAAATGAAATTCAGCTGATCATTGACATGCCGGAGGGAACCACGCTCGAGCGGACCAACGCCGTGGCCCGTGAAGTGGGACTGAGTCTGAAGGATGTACCGGAGATTAAGGACTACCAGATATATGCGGGTGATAATGCCCCCATTAATTTTAACGGTCTTGTCCGTCATTACGATTTGCGAAAAGGTCCTAATGTCGCAGATATCCAGTTGAACCTGATAGATAAAGGCAAGCGCAGTGATCAAAGTCACGCTATTGCTAAGCGCATTCGTCCCATTGTGCAAAAAGTGGGAGAAAAATATAACGCCAATGTGAAGGTTGTTGAGGTACCGCCCGGCCCGCCTGTACAGTCCACTATTGTTGCAGAGGTTTACGGTCCCGATACCGATGAGCGACAGCGTGTTGGTCGTAAAGTGAAAGGCATATTCGAGAAAACGGCAGGGATTGTCGATGTAGACTGGATGAAAGAAGCCCCACAGACTAAGTACAAGCTTGATGTAAATACCGAAAAGGCGATGATGTCGGGTATCTCATCACAGCAGGTTGTTCAAACTGTGACAATGGCACTGCGCGGACAGGATGTGTCACACCTTTACAGTGAAAAAGAATTGAACGATGTCCCTATTACGGTAAAATTGCCGAAGGCCGGACGTTCTCATATCGAAAAGCTTAAACAATTACATATGAAATCGGCATCAGGAGCGATGATTCCTGTTGCTGACCTGGTAACGGTGACAGAAGATACTCTTGAATCGAGTATACACCGCAAAAATCAGCGACGCGTAACCTATGTATTGGCTGAGGTGGCCGGTGAAATTGAAAGTCCTGTATATGCCCTGCTGGATACCGGGGGTGAAGTTGATGCCATTGATATGCCGGAAGGATATGATCTGGCACAAATTTTTGCTGGACAACCGTTTATGACCGATGATTATACTTTGAAATGGGACGGTGAATGGCAGATAACCTACGAGGTATTCCGCGATCTGGGTATAGCCTTTGCCGTAGTTTTGGTGATCATCTATATGTTGATTATCGGCTGGTTTCAGGATTTCAAAGTACCCATTATAATGATGATCGCCATCCCGCTTTCGCTGGTTGGTATCCTGGTGGGACACTGGGTGCTGGGAGCCTTCTTTACGGCTACATCGATGATTGGAATGATTGCTCTGGCCGGTATTATGGTACGAAACTCAGTGTTATTGATTGACTTTATCAACATACGGCTTGGGGACGGTGAGTCACTTAAGCAGGCTGTGATCGAAGCCGGGGCGGTGCGTAGTATGCCAATACTGTTGACGGCCGGTACCGTGGTGATTGGTGCGGTGGTTATCCTGTTTGATCCGATATTCCAGGGTTTGGCAATATCACTGATGGGGGGTGCGATAGCATCTACAGCTTTGACGCTGGTCATGATACCACTGATCTACTTTATGGTAGAGAATAAGATGAAAGAGTTGAATGAGAAGAAAGCGTAA
- a CDS encoding YgaP family membrane protein: MQKENPSCSTMRPMERAIRALAGAFVTISLVLGYFVSPYWFLFTLFVGLNLFQSSISRWCLAEQILAKFGIGVNDNDQSKAKAQS; the protein is encoded by the coding sequence ATGCAAAAAGAAAATCCAAGTTGTTCAACAATGCGTCCTATGGAACGGGCAATTCGAGCTCTGGCCGGTGCTTTCGTAACTATAAGTCTGGTACTAGGATACTTCGTAAGTCCCTACTGGTTTTTATTTACCCTTTTTGTGGGTCTAAATTTATTTCAGTCGTCTATAAGTCGATGGTGTCTTGCTGAACAGATACTGGCTAAATTTGGTATAGGGGTTAACGACAACGATCAATCTAAGGCTAAAGCCCAAAGCTGA
- a CDS encoding YeeE/YedE family protein, which yields MIEFLQQPMPWYIAGPLIGLIVPVLLLIGGKEFGVSSNLRHVCAACMPRNIEFFQYDWQKEGGWNLVFIAGTVIGGFIGGWLLNNPEPIDLSQQTLAELKALGISDFSGMMPEDLFSWSNLGSLQGIVVMVIGGFLVGFGARYAGGCTSGHAIAGLANFQFASLLAVIGFFIGGLIITYLVYPFIL from the coding sequence ATGATTGAGTTTTTACAGCAACCTATGCCTTGGTATATAGCGGGGCCGTTAATCGGATTAATTGTACCTGTATTATTACTTATCGGGGGCAAGGAATTCGGTGTGTCTTCGAATTTGCGACACGTTTGTGCCGCCTGTATGCCCCGAAATATTGAATTTTTTCAGTATGACTGGCAAAAAGAGGGTGGATGGAATCTGGTATTTATTGCCGGTACGGTAATAGGCGGCTTTATAGGCGGGTGGCTGCTAAATAATCCGGAACCTATTGACCTTTCCCAACAGACCCTAGCTGAATTGAAAGCATTGGGGATAAGCGACTTTTCCGGTATGATGCCTGAAGACCTTTTTAGTTGGAGTAACCTAGGATCTCTTCAAGGAATTGTTGTAATGGTAATTGGTGGATTTTTAGTCGGCTTCGGCGCGCGGTATGCCGGTGGATGTACCTCCGGACATGCAATTGCGGGCTTGGCCAACTTTCAGTTTGCCTCCTTGTTGGCTGTCATTGGCTTTTTTATTGGTGGACTTATTATTACCTACTTGGTGTATCCTTTTATACTGTAG
- a CDS encoding DUF6691 family protein produces MNTYLKYLSTGIFFGFVLVKSEVISWFRIQEMFRFDAFHMYGVIGLAIVVAMISISLIRKLKLKDSENKLITIQPKDPSQITRYLAGGTLFGLGWALTGACPGPLFTLAGAGYEIILVPIVGAVIGTWTYGIVRSNIKH; encoded by the coding sequence ATGAATACTTACCTGAAATACTTATCCACAGGAATTTTCTTTGGTTTCGTGCTTGTTAAATCAGAGGTAATTTCCTGGTTCCGGATACAGGAAATGTTTCGATTTGATGCTTTCCATATGTATGGTGTTATAGGTTTGGCTATCGTGGTGGCAATGATTTCTATTTCGCTTATTAGGAAGTTAAAACTGAAAGATTCCGAAAATAAATTGATTACCATACAGCCCAAAGATCCAAGTCAAATTACCCGTTATTTAGCCGGTGGCACTTTATTTGGTCTTGGTTGGGCTCTGACGGGGGCATGTCCGGGACCATTATTTACACTTGCAGGTGCAGGATATGAAATTATTTTGGTACCTATAGTTGGAGCCGTAATTGGAACATGGACCTATGGAATAGTGAGGTCAAATATTAAACATTGA
- a CDS encoding MBL fold metallo-hydrolase — protein MYFKQIHEKKLSQYAYLIGCPATGDAIIIDPMRDIDQYYRLAEEEGLEITAAADTHIHADYVSGLREFAERDVKVYASDEGNENWKYEWLINSDYKYELITEGDTFSIGNIKFDVIYTPGHTPESVSFLVTDGAATDQPMGMLTGDFVFVGDVGRPDLLETAAGQKGAMIPAAKELYKSVEDFKGLPEYLQVWPAHGSGSACGKALGAVPESTVGYELRFSPAFKASGSEDEFVNFILDGQPEPPLYFGRMKKVNREGPAILHKLPHPQRITLHEILEKDGVIVDTRNKSSFMKEGHLAGSLLSTFEDEFNTIVGSYVDGESDIYLIIEEANVEEAVRDLIRVGIDNIKGYATPDDLNSWDDKLEYIEAIDFDDIVQLKDSEDNQVVDVRKATEYAEGHIPGALNIAHTRLADHLDELPKDKELLVHCASGRRASYASSFLAKEGFKVQWVDDDFENYNQKVE, from the coding sequence ATGTATTTCAAACAAATTCATGAGAAGAAGCTTTCTCAATATGCATATTTAATTGGATGCCCGGCAACGGGCGATGCAATAATCATTGATCCCATGCGTGATATTGATCAGTACTATAGGCTGGCAGAAGAAGAAGGCCTAGAGATTACAGCTGCAGCTGACACTCATATTCATGCTGATTACGTATCCGGACTGCGTGAATTTGCTGAGCGTGATGTTAAGGTCTATGCGTCTGATGAAGGTAATGAAAACTGGAAGTACGAATGGCTCATCAATAGTGACTATAAATATGAATTAATTACTGAGGGTGACACTTTTAGTATTGGGAATATCAAATTTGATGTGATTTATACGCCGGGACATACGCCAGAGTCAGTAAGTTTTCTGGTTACTGATGGTGCGGCAACGGATCAGCCTATGGGGATGCTTACCGGTGATTTTGTTTTTGTGGGTGATGTAGGACGTCCAGACCTTCTAGAAACAGCGGCGGGCCAAAAAGGAGCTATGATACCAGCAGCTAAGGAGTTATATAAATCAGTAGAAGATTTTAAGGGATTGCCTGAATATCTACAGGTATGGCCTGCTCATGGATCAGGTAGCGCTTGCGGAAAAGCATTGGGAGCAGTTCCGGAATCAACAGTTGGATATGAACTTCGTTTTAGCCCCGCTTTCAAGGCGTCGGGCAGCGAGGATGAGTTTGTGAATTTTATTTTGGATGGCCAGCCTGAACCACCGTTATATTTTGGGCGGATGAAAAAAGTAAATAGAGAAGGGCCAGCTATATTGCATAAACTTCCCCATCCACAACGAATAACGTTACATGAAATATTAGAAAAGGATGGAGTTATTGTTGATACCCGGAATAAAAGTTCTTTTATGAAAGAAGGCCACCTTGCAGGTAGTTTGCTTTCGACGTTTGAAGATGAGTTCAATACTATTGTTGGTTCATATGTAGATGGAGAGTCAGATATTTACCTCATCATTGAGGAGGCGAATGTTGAAGAGGCGGTACGTGATTTGATTAGAGTAGGAATCGATAACATAAAAGGTTATGCCACACCGGATGATCTAAATAGTTGGGACGATAAATTAGAGTATATCGAAGCAATAGATTTTGATGATATAGTTCAATTGAAAGATAGTGAAGACAATCAAGTTGTGGATGTACGCAAGGCCACAGAATATGCGGAAGGTCATATACCCGGGGCGTTGAATATTGCTCATACTCGTTTGGCAGATCATCTGGATGAGCTCCCAAAGGATAAAGAATTGCTGGTCCATTGTGCCAGTGGCCGTCGTGCTTCATATGCTAGCAGCTTTTTGGCTAAGGAGGGCTTTAAAGTACAATGGGTAGATGATGATTTTGAAAACTACAATCAAAAAGTAGAGTAA
- a CDS encoding SulP family inorganic anion transporter, producing MKEFFNKISPFVPMAGWIRSYSSSDLKGDLNAGITVGIMLIPQGMAYAVLAGLPPIYGLYASLVPLVLYAIFGTSRQLAVGPVAMVSLLVVAGVGEIAEVGSDRFIQLAIMTALGVGVFQLLMGVFRMGFLVNFLSHPVLSGFTSAAALIIGASQFKNLFGIDLPRTNYVHEILLGLFEKAANIEPYTAAIGIGSIVLIILVRKWKPTFPSALVVVVLGTLVTFVFGLHQKGVVIVGEIPQGLPSLEILSFNLSDFQQLLPTILVISLVGYMESIAVAKAIANKHGYKVDPNQELIGLGVANIGGAFFQSYPTTGGFSRTAVNDQAGARTGMATIISAAIIALTVLLLTPLFYYLPMAVLASIIMVAVAGLFDINEMKYLWKTDRKDLAMLATTFVATLVLGIEEGILVGVVLSLVVVIYSSTRPHSTELGRLGDTKNFRNVKRYPEAKTDDKVLIYRFDSQLFFANVTHFRDKLDDLIDSRNEELQLLILDASSIHDMDSTGIHALRDLIEDLQERGLDLYIAGAIGPVRDKLKTCDIVSEMGKNNFFFDVNDALATFYSEQNMSKEYEYSPLQTNN from the coding sequence ATGAAAGAATTTTTTAACAAAATATCACCATTTGTACCAATGGCAGGGTGGATACGGAGTTATTCATCCAGTGATCTTAAAGGAGATCTCAATGCCGGGATAACGGTCGGCATTATGCTAATTCCGCAGGGTATGGCCTATGCCGTACTTGCTGGATTGCCACCCATTTATGGGTTATATGCTTCCCTCGTACCCTTGGTTTTATATGCCATTTTTGGGACTTCACGCCAATTGGCTGTAGGTCCGGTAGCCATGGTTTCGCTACTGGTAGTTGCCGGCGTCGGAGAGATAGCCGAAGTAGGCAGCGACCGATTTATCCAGCTAGCCATTATGACGGCCTTGGGGGTTGGGGTATTTCAGCTGCTGATGGGCGTATTTCGGATGGGTTTTCTGGTGAACTTTTTATCGCATCCAGTATTAAGTGGATTTACATCCGCCGCTGCCCTGATCATCGGTGCCAGTCAGTTTAAGAATCTATTTGGTATAGATTTGCCGCGAACCAACTATGTGCATGAAATTTTATTGGGTTTATTTGAAAAAGCAGCCAATATTGAACCTTATACGGCCGCTATTGGTATTGGTTCTATTGTTCTTATTATCTTGGTTAGAAAGTGGAAACCGACCTTTCCATCCGCTTTGGTTGTGGTTGTATTAGGAACGTTGGTGACCTTCGTTTTCGGACTTCATCAAAAAGGTGTGGTCATCGTAGGAGAAATTCCACAAGGGTTGCCATCACTGGAAATTTTGTCATTTAATCTGAGTGATTTCCAGCAGTTGCTGCCGACGATTTTGGTCATTTCACTGGTAGGATATATGGAATCTATCGCTGTGGCCAAAGCCATTGCGAATAAGCACGGCTATAAAGTGGATCCCAATCAGGAATTAATCGGTCTGGGAGTAGCTAATATCGGTGGAGCCTTTTTCCAGTCCTATCCCACCACCGGTGGGTTTTCACGGACGGCAGTAAACGATCAGGCTGGTGCCCGAACAGGCATGGCGACTATAATCAGTGCGGCGATTATTGCACTGACCGTACTTCTGCTAACACCGCTTTTTTACTACCTGCCAATGGCGGTGCTGGCATCCATCATTATGGTAGCCGTGGCAGGACTTTTTGATATCAACGAAATGAAATATCTCTGGAAAACAGATCGCAAAGACTTGGCAATGTTGGCGACCACCTTTGTTGCAACACTTGTGCTAGGTATCGAAGAAGGTATATTGGTAGGTGTTGTGCTATCACTTGTAGTTGTTATTTATAGTTCAACCAGGCCGCACAGCACTGAGCTTGGCCGACTGGGTGATACAAAAAATTTCCGCAATGTAAAACGCTACCCGGAGGCCAAAACTGATGATAAAGTATTAATTTATCGTTTTGACTCCCAGTTATTCTTTGCGAACGTTACTCACTTTCGCGATAAACTGGATGATTTAATTGATTCACGAAATGAGGAACTTCAGCTGTTAATTCTGGATGCTTCTTCTATCCACGATATGGATTCCACGGGCATTCATGCATTACGGGACTTGATTGAGGATCTTCAAGAAAGGGGACTTGATCTCTATATTGCCGGTGCTATCGGACCGGTACGCGATAAGCTTAAGACCTGTGATATCGTCAGTGAGATGGGTAAAAATAACTTCTTTTTTGATGTGAATGACGCTTTGGCCACTTTCTATTCCGAACAAAATATGTCTAAAGAGTATGAGTATTCGCCTTTACAGACTAATAATTAA
- a CDS encoding rhodanese-like domain-containing protein → MDTSLIVIILVGAAFALFYLNRIKNSKNMIPPQKFKELLEEDPGIIIDVRTKGEFKSGHLKEVDHNFDVTSGEFNEKVRNLDKNKVYYLYCRTGARSGQAVNIMKRNNFENVYNVGGLQSLVNAGFKQTS, encoded by the coding sequence ATGGATACTTCGTTAATTGTAATAATCTTAGTCGGTGCCGCATTTGCACTTTTTTATCTCAATAGAATTAAAAATTCAAAGAATATGATTCCTCCACAAAAGTTTAAAGAGCTCTTAGAAGAAGACCCAGGTATTATTATTGATGTCCGAACAAAAGGTGAATTCAAAAGTGGGCACCTGAAAGAAGTAGATCATAATTTTGATGTAACATCCGGGGAGTTTAATGAAAAAGTGAGGAACCTAGATAAAAACAAGGTATACTATTTGTACTGCCGAACCGGTGCGCGTAGTGGACAAGCAGTTAACATTATGAAAAGAAACAATTTTGAAAATGTTTACAATGTTGGAGGTTTACAGAGCCTTGTGAATGCTGGATTCAAACAAACAAGTTAA
- a CDS encoding rhodanese-like domain-containing protein gives MIKHIARIGLVAIIGLFIIQACGNGSEEVRISSEEFEQKYSEVPGIVIDVRTQDEYDEGHLAVTDRHHDLLNGDFEARLDSLDKNKTYYLYCRSGNRSGQAAKLMIENGFENVYNIGGFEDLVAAGLESKK, from the coding sequence ATGATAAAACATATAGCTAGAATAGGGCTAGTTGCCATAATCGGATTATTTATTATCCAAGCGTGTGGGAATGGATCTGAAGAGGTGAGAATTAGTTCTGAAGAGTTTGAACAGAAATATAGTGAAGTCCCGGGTATTGTCATCGATGTGCGTACCCAGGATGAGTATGACGAGGGGCATCTTGCTGTAACAGATCGTCATCACGATCTGCTTAATGGTGATTTTGAAGCCCGTCTCGACTCCCTTGACAAAAATAAAACCTATTATTTGTACTGTCGCTCTGGCAATCGCAGCGGTCAGGCTGCTAAGCTAATGATAGAAAATGGTTTTGAAAACGTTTATAACATAGGCGGCTTTGAGGATCTGGTCGCTGCGGGATTGGAAAGCAAGAAGTGA
- a CDS encoding sterol desaturase family protein, with protein sequence MQALINLLEQTQVLAAVIGLIVLLMIEQAHPFFDFFKGSVKEKGKHLLANMALGLTNALIISVFFVSTWLWASNWAYENGFGILNWLAAVGLPAWGHTLGAVLLMDLWMYFWHLINHKIPFLWRFHRVHHADPNMDVTTASRFHTGEIIFSSALRIGVILITGIYLWELLLYETIMFAVVQFHHADIALPEKLDKALRAIIVTPAMHKVHHSRWQPETDSNYSSLFSFWDRIGKTFRLHNPLKTLRIGLDEFDSDKDRKIKGLFDMPFREGDKRDNDK encoded by the coding sequence ATGCAAGCATTGATAAATTTACTGGAACAGACTCAGGTATTGGCAGCGGTGATTGGACTAATTGTGCTGTTGATGATTGAGCAGGCACATCCATTTTTTGATTTTTTTAAGGGCTCTGTTAAAGAAAAAGGAAAACATTTGCTTGCGAATATGGCATTGGGATTGACCAATGCGCTGATCATTTCAGTTTTTTTTGTCAGTACCTGGCTGTGGGCTTCTAACTGGGCGTATGAAAACGGATTCGGTATCTTAAACTGGCTGGCGGCAGTAGGCTTGCCGGCCTGGGGACATACTCTCGGGGCCGTCTTGTTGATGGACTTGTGGATGTATTTTTGGCACTTGATAAATCATAAAATCCCGTTTTTATGGCGGTTTCACCGCGTTCATCATGCCGATCCCAATATGGATGTAACCACGGCCAGCCGGTTTCATACTGGGGAAATTATCTTTTCTTCGGCACTGCGAATAGGAGTGATCTTAATAACGGGTATTTACCTGTGGGAGCTACTGCTCTACGAAACCATCATGTTTGCCGTAGTGCAGTTCCATCATGCTGATATTGCACTTCCTGAAAAATTAGATAAAGCACTCCGAGCAATCATTGTTACACCGGCAATGCACAAGGTACACCACTCACGCTGGCAGCCGGAAACTGATTCAAATTACAGTTCGTTATTTTCTTTTTGGGATCGCATTGGGAAGACATTTCGGCTCCATAACCCTCTCAAAACACTGCGTATTGGATTGGATGAATTTGATTCCGATAAGGATAGGAAAATAAAGGGATTATTTGATATGCCTTTTCGGGAAGGCGATAAAAGGGACAATGATAAATAA
- a CDS encoding methyltransferase family protein, protein MLKLKIPPAVVAIFFASLMWIMDNFFHFHGTDFRISWWVSVFCFAAGGMIGVVGLIQFYRKSTSINPHKPDSASSLVDSGIYRFSRNPMYLALLLILISYGIYLGNMLAILILPLFVLYMNYFQIIPEEKVLHKKFGEEFEKYRSKVHRWI, encoded by the coding sequence ATGTTGAAGCTTAAAATACCTCCTGCAGTTGTTGCAATCTTTTTTGCTTCTTTGATGTGGATAATGGATAACTTCTTTCATTTTCATGGGACTGACTTTCGGATATCCTGGTGGGTGTCAGTATTTTGTTTTGCAGCGGGAGGAATGATTGGGGTGGTGGGACTGATTCAGTTTTATAGGAAGTCTACTTCCATCAATCCTCATAAGCCAGATAGTGCCAGTAGTTTGGTTGATAGTGGGATTTATCGGTTTTCGCGAAATCCCATGTACCTGGCCTTATTGCTGATTTTAATTTCCTATGGAATCTATCTTGGGAATATGCTTGCCATTTTAATCCTGCCTCTCTTCGTATTGTACATGAATTACTTCCAGATTATACCGGAAGAGAAAGTACTTCACAAAAAATTCGGGGAAGAATTTGAGAAGTATCGATCGAAAGTACACCGCTGGATTTGA
- a CDS encoding RNA polymerase sigma factor — protein MKKIIKGCRKRQRDSQKELYKMFYAYGMSITLRYADSREEAVTILNDAFMKLFSNIAQYDPERPFKPWLRRIIINTAINYFHKHKSSLKREQLENVESEIAHDETIISKISYQEIIDLIQQLSPAYRTVFNLHVIEGFQHKEIAEMLGIAEGTSKSNLSKAKKNLQAILEKNLTQ, from the coding sequence TTGAAAAAAATAATCAAAGGATGCCGAAAGCGGCAGCGTGACAGCCAAAAAGAGCTGTACAAAATGTTCTATGCCTATGGCATGAGTATAACGCTGCGCTATGCCGATTCCAGGGAAGAGGCCGTAACCATATTGAATGATGCCTTTATGAAATTGTTTTCGAACATCGCTCAATACGATCCTGAACGTCCCTTTAAACCATGGTTGAGAAGGATAATCATCAACACAGCAATCAATTATTTCCACAAGCATAAAAGTAGCCTGAAGCGGGAGCAACTGGAAAACGTTGAAAGCGAAATAGCTCATGACGAGACAATCATCAGCAAAATTTCTTACCAGGAAATTATTGATTTAATCCAACAGTTGAGCCCGGCATATCGAACCGTCTTTAACCTGCATGTGATCGAGGGGTTTCAACACAAGGAGATTGCTGAAATGCTTGGAATTGCTGAAGGGACTTCCAAGTCGAATCTTTCTAAAGCCAAAAAGAACTTGCAGGCTATACTGGAGAAAAATTTAACGCAGTAA